In Candidatus Edwardsbacteria bacterium, one genomic interval encodes:
- a CDS encoding DUF2118 domain-containing protein yields MSRKYIVKVNNKAYEVEVEEVGKRSAPPALPAQAAPRTVVVAPPAAPSAPAAVAAGQKAVQAPMTGTVIKILCQVGQEVKEGDVLLKLEAMKMETAISSHLAGKVSEIRVAERQSVSSGEVLVVLA; encoded by the coding sequence ATGTCTCGCAAGTATATCGTCAAGGTCAACAACAAGGCTTATGAGGTCGAGGTCGAAGAGGTCGGCAAAAGATCCGCCCCCCCGGCCCTGCCGGCGCAGGCCGCTCCCCGGACCGTGGTGGTAGCGCCCCCGGCCGCTCCCAGCGCCCCGGCGGCCGTGGCCGCCGGACAGAAGGCGGTCCAGGCCCCCATGACCGGCACCGTCATCAAGATCCTGTGCCAGGTGGGCCAGGAGGTCAAGGAGGGCGATGTCCTGCTGAAGCTGGAGGCCATGAAGATGGAGACCGCCATATCCTCCCACCTGGCCGGCAAGGTCTCGGAGATCAGGGTGGCGGAAAGGCAGTCTGTCAGCTCCGGGGAAGTATTGGTGGTGCTGGCCTGA